CCATCCATCGCTGTGTTTAAATCCATTTTATATTCAACATCATATTCCTGATCAAGCGAAAATTCACCTTTGTCAGAACCGCCATAATTCATAAATGTGAATTCTGGAAGCTCTTCGGATTGGTTGGATTTATCAGTAGAGCCAGGAGAGTTTTCATATTGTATCATTGTCTTCATACCACTTGTGCCTTCCATGTCTCCGTGGCACTCTATAAACCATTCACCAGGGTTGTCTGCTATAAACTCTATGTCATATCGCTCACCAGGGGCTATTGTGATCACCTGATCTTTAATTTCTTTTGGTTCATTTAGTTCTTGCCCATCAATGGCCGCTACTTTAAAATCATGACCATGCAGATGGATCTTATGAGACATGTACCCAACATTGACAAGACGAATTCTAACTTTTTCTCCTTCTTTTACCTTTAAGGGCTCAATGCTGTCGCCGCTTTTGCCATTTATCGAAAAGATATCGTAAGCACTCATGTCATGACCCATTTCTCCCATTCCATTCATGCTTTCATTATCTTCTGACTCCATGCTGCCGTGATCCATGCCGCTCATACTTGATTCTTCAGAATCAGTCTCTTTATCTTTATCTTCTTCTGAACCCATGTTGCTATGATCCATACCTTCCATGCTGGATTCACCTTCTTCAGGCTTGCTCATCCACTCATCAAGCATGAGGGTATAATCACGGTCATAAGTTTTTTCGTTTGGTTCTACGATAAATGAACCGTATAGCCCTTTATCCATCTGCTCAACAGCATTTTGATGGGTATGGTACATGTATGTTCCAGGATCCTCTGGGGTAAATTCATATGTGAAAGATTTACCTGGCTGGACTGCGTTTTGTGTCACACCTGGTATACCATCCATATCATTGGGAACTCTAATTCCATGCCAGTGAATGGAAACTGGTTCATTAAGTTCATTTTTTAGGTTGATTTTTAC
The nucleotide sequence above comes from Cytobacillus pseudoceanisediminis. Encoded proteins:
- a CDS encoding multicopper oxidase family protein, whose translation is MKIKLLAIFIFSILFLAACSNSGMSGMDHENMDMEEDNSSEEKEEVEVLKTTSTTETLTGNEINIVAQEGKHQLNENVSVNALTFNGSVPGSQIRVKQGEKVKINLKNELNEPVSIHWHGIRVPNDMDGIPGVTQNAVQPGKSFTYEFTPEDPGTYMYHTHQNAVEQMDKGLYGSFIVEPNEKTYDRDYTLMLDEWMSKPEEGESSMEGMDHSNMGSEEDKDKETDSEESSMSGMDHGSMESEDNESMNGMGEMGHDMSAYDIFSINGKSGDSIEPLKVKEGEKVRIRLVNVGYMSHKIHLHGHDFKVAAIDGQELNEPKEIKDQVITIAPGERYDIEFIADNPGEWFIECHGDMEGTSGMKTMIQYENSPGSTDKSNQSEELPEFTFMNYGGSDKGEFSLDQEYDVEYKMDLNTAMDGSEMAYTINGNTFPDTDNINVKEGDLVKVTLTNNSQMDDHPMHLHGHFFQVLSKNGKPVEGSPIMKDTINLKPGDEYVVAFKADNPGNWLFHCHDLHHATAGMVNMVKYNDFKPSFTPDPKANNKPE